Proteins found in one Drosophila busckii strain San Diego stock center, stock number 13000-0081.31 chromosome 2R, ASM1175060v1, whole genome shotgun sequence genomic segment:
- the LOC108597188 gene encoding polycomb group protein Psc → MLETKKIKLESTTTTTPTAATATTKATATTAATVAAVTVAAGTTENALSTHSSSSSSSSCSSSWSTTTSTSSEDAVDEEPTTDELSIATTAATKSKAATATSAAAAAPTAESTTTAMMMTTPRPVLLTAVNPHIICHLCKGYLINATTIVECLHSFCHSCLINHLHKERYCPRCEMVINNAKPNIKSDTTLQAIVYKLVPGLYERELMRKRAFYKDRPQEAALATPEQRGDDTEHLIFSPTDDMSLSLEYADIGELNGESDVEFGDTLRPRYLQCPAMCRVSHLKKFVYDKLEINAQRFNIDIMYKVKTIVLLDYYTLMDIAYIYTWKRDAPMRFYFRVYEAPEPLIKPMPVLKQELPSKPSTPLSSPTATTRPATPIVTPAAAVTPPLVAIKIEPTPVLEEFRVLPAPKLPSPSEQSLKLVINRQLLEKHEKLSPKSNSSKSLPSPNSNKDSPNIKLKIDLSKQSSVTIINMSDPERKEIVKPLKPEKEGRSKSKKDKDGSPKSQASAAKRRSPSPSPLTVPPLTIRTERILSPNGVSTSSSTVLSPRSLPLDDPKSEFLKSFALTPIKVKTETRELQPKSQLDDSLLMKPPSGLAPKSIASSKRKSKEPIKAISKKPKLSPPLPREDFKIRLPATTLMPPPAAKPPVKSLKPAFATMQQQQPQSPQHAPQGLQMSAPGNRTPIAKRYQPILPKQTRPNPFANIPSDVNRLLKDAGTEIKSIQQSKPHVYGPKDSSKMLPPPAPRAAPQPPQAKQQNSAGNYLNLALYNASKSKGKEAPPGCRTPMYTPNSPIYSPSSPQYVPNFNIPITPSYKYTPKPTTTAATVAATTTTTTSGSNNYLQNMLNGNSSLFPSPPVKSADQNTNPAPQPARREEDAPEKQQVKVKSLLNSCNINIPSSLSITISRDNGEAGSTSSNAHAKHKSPVNNYIEIVKLPDQPTEPKDVLKPAPVKLPAAPSKVIPSPQHLMARLTPPTPITTTAAPKVSPKPLDKKTPSPEKRSASASSSPGENKSPKSAGTPAPLNGETAAKKFRPILPRELAPKLPQLSAAQSNFNMPKKVPPSKKSPNGANKQSQTSPKAAPAATPKKLNKQPTPPAAKPSLPHPHLPNLNAPLSIASSAAAAAAANQLDLSNFIKENLMRAQAAQAAQAAQAAQVALYNYAPAMYNYQQAYLMEQLSRMQRAGNEVFNDYLAKLKSAAQSSDGSEHKPTVMPMLPTVQLPAIAAASPKSSPHAASNTKLTAATPTTAAASSKASQLSPRPQSAQTSNGHAAATLAKSK, encoded by the exons atgcTAGAAACTAAGAAAATTAAGCTagaatcaacaacaacaacaacgcccacagcagcaacagcaacaacaaaagcaactgcaacaacagcagcaacagttgcagctgtaaCGGTAGCTGCTGGCACTACTGAGAACGCTTTGTCAACGCATAGTTCAtcatccagcagcagctcgtgcTCATCCTCTTGGTCCACAACCACATCAACCAGCTCCGAGGATGCCGTTGATGAGGAGCCCACAACTGATGAGCTCTCAAtagcaaccacagcagcaacaaaatcaaaagcagcaactgcaacatcagcagcagcagcagcaccaactgctgaatcaacaacaactgcaatgaTGATGACAACGCCACGCCCAGTGCTATTAACGGCCGTCAATCCGCACATCATCTGCCATTTGTGCAAGGGCTATCTGatcaatgcaacaacaattgtcgAATGTTTGCACTCAT TTTGTCACAGCTGCCTCATCAATCACCTGCACAAGGAGCGCTATTGTCCTCGCTGTGAGATGGTCATCAACAATGCCAAGCCCAACATCAA aTCGGATACCACATTGCAGGCCATTGTCTACAAGCTCGTGCCGGGACTCTACGAGCGTGAGCTCATGCGGAAACGCGCCTTCTACAAGGATCGTCCACAGGAGGCGGCATTGGCCACGCCCGAACAGCGCGGCGATGATACCGAGCATTTGATCTTTAGTCCTACAGACGATATGTCGTTGTCGCTGGAATATGCAGACATTGG CGAATTGAATGGCGAATCTGATGTGGAATTCGGTGATACGCTGCGTCCGCGTTATCTGCAATGTCCGGCCATGTGTCGAGTTAGTCACTTGAAGAAGTTTGTTTACGACAAGTTGGAAATCAATGCGCAACGCTTCAATATTGACATCATGTATAAGGTGAAGACGATAGTGCTGCTGGATTATTATACGTTAATGGATATTGCTTATATCTATACGTGGAAACGCGATGCGCCCATGAGATTCTACTTTCGTGTTTATGAAGCACCCGAGCCGCTGATTAAACCAATGCCAGTGTTGAAGCAGGAGCTGCCCAGCAAGCCAAGCACACCCCTAAGTTCACCCACCGCCACCACAAGACCTGCCACGCCCATAGTTacgcctgctgctgcggtaACACCGCCGCTTGTGGCTATTAAAATTGAGCCCACACCGGTGCTGGAGGAATTCCGCGTGCTGCCAGCGCCCAAGCTGCCCTCGCCTAGCGAGCAATCGCTTAAGCTGGTTATTAATCGCCAGCTGCTGGAGAAGCATGAGAAGCTGTCGcccaagagcaacagcagcaagagttTGCCCTCGCCTAACTCCAATAAAGATTCACCCAATATCAAGTTGAAAATCGATTTAAGCAAGCAGAGCAGCGTTACTATAATCAACATGAGTGATCCAGAGCGCAAGGAAATAGTAAAGCCGCTGAAGCCTGAGAAGGAAGGACGCTCCAAGAGCAAAAAGGATAAGGATGGCAGTCCCAAGTCGCAAGCAAGCGCAGCTAAGCGACGCAGTCCAAGTCCCAGTCCGCTGACAGTGCCGCCTTTGACTATAAGAACGGAACGCATACTAAGTCCCAATGGTGTGTCCACCAGCAGCTCGACGGTGCTAAGTCCACGCAGCTTGCCGCTGGATGATCCCAAGTCGGAGTTCCTGAAAAGCTTTGCGCTGACGCCAATCAAAGTAAAGACAGAGACGCGTGAGTTGCAGCCCAAGAGCCAACTGGATGACAGCTTGCTAATGAAGCCACCAAGTGGGCTGGCACCCAAGTCCATAGCTagcagcaagcgcaagagCAAGGAGCCCATTAAAGCGATATCGAAGAAACCGAAGCTATCACCACCGCTGCCAAGAGAAGACTTTAAGATAAGACTGCCAGCCACAACGCTGatgccaccaccagcagccaAACCGCCAGTCAAGAGCTTGAAGCCAGCATTTgcaacaatgcagcagcagcagccgcagtcgccACAGCATGCGCCGCAAGGATTGCAAATGAGCGCGCCAGGCAATCGCACGCCCATAGCCAAACGCTATCAGCCCATACTGCCCAAGCAAACACGTCCCAATCCGTTTGCCAACATACCCAGCGATGTGAATCGTTTGCTTAAGGACGCAGGCACTGAAATCAAATCCATACAGCAGTCCAAGCCGCATGTCTATGGTCCCAAGGAtagcagcaaaatgttgccgccgccagcgccacGTGCCGcgccgcagccgccgcaggcaaagcagcaaaacagcGCTGGCAACTATTTGAATCTGGCGCTTTACAATGCAAGCAAATCCAAGGGCAAGGAGGCGCCACCTGGCTGCCGCACGCCCATGTATACGCCCAATTCGCCCATCTACTCGCCCAGCTCGCCGCAATATGTgcccaactttaatatacCCATAACGCCAAGCTACAAATATACgcccaagccaacaacaacagcagcaacagttgcagcaacaacaacaacaactacaagtggcagcaacaattatttgcaaaatatgctaaatggcaacagcagttTGTTTCCTTCGCCGCCTGTAAAGAGCGCAGATCAAAATACAAATCCAGCGCCGCAGCCAGCGCGACGTGAGGAGGATGCGCCGGAAAAGCAGCAGGTCAAAGTTAAATCTTTGCTCAACAGctgcaatattaatatacCCAGCTCGCTGTCCATAACCATATCACGTGATAATGGCGAAGCTGGCTCAACCAGCAGCAATGCGCATGCCAAGCACAAGAGTCCGGTAAacaattatatagaaattgtaAAGCTGCCCGATCAGCCCACCGAGCCAAAGGATGTGCTAAAGCCAGCGCCGGTTAAGCTGCCCGCAGCACCCAGCAAAGTGATACCCTCACCACAGCATTTAATGGCGCGTCTAACGCCACCCACgcccataacaacaacagcagcgcccaaAGTATCACCCAAGCCGCTGGATAAGAAAACGCCCAGTCCGGAAAAGCGCAGCGCTAGCGCCAGCAGCTCGCCTGGTGAAAACAAGTCGCCCAAATCCGCGGGCACGCCTGCGCCACTTAATGGCGAAACTGCAGCCAAGAAATTCCGACCCATACTGCCGCGTGAGCTGGCGCCCAAGCTGCCGCAGCTAAGCGCCGCACAGTCAAACTTTAATATGCCCAAAAAGGTGCCACCAAGCAAAAAGTCACCAAATGGAGCCAACAAGCAAAGTCAAACTTCACCCAAAGCGGCGCCTGCTGCTACGCCCAAGAAGCTGAACAAGCAGCCAACGCCACCAGCAGCTAAGCCCAGCTTGCCACATCCGCATTTGCCCAATCTGAATGCGCCGCTTAGCAttgccagcagcgcagccgccgctgcagcagccaaccAGCTggatttgagcaacttcatcaAGGAGAATCTTATGCGTGCGCAAGCTGCACaagcagcgcaggcagcacAAGCAGCTCAAGTGGCGCTTTACAATTACGCACCCGCCATGTACAACTATCAGCAGGCGTATCTAATGGAGCAGCTCTCACGCATGCAGCGTGCCGGCAATGAAGTGTTCAATGACTATTTGGCCAAGCTTAAGAGCGCAGCGCAAAGCAGCGATGGCAGCGAACATAAGCCCACTGTTATGCCCATGCTGCCCACTGTGCAGCTGCCGGCCATAGCTGCTGCCAGCCCCAAGAGCTCGCCACATGCTGCCAGCAACACCAAacttacagcagcaacacccacgacggctgctgccagcagcaaagcaagtCAGCTTAGCCCGCGTCCACAGTCGGCGCAAACCAGCAATggacacgcagcagcaacgttggccaaaagcaaatga